A single region of the Streptomyces sp. NBC_00425 genome encodes:
- a CDS encoding RNA ligase family protein — translation MRASYPRTPHLPWSPGMSSDDVRAGGLSGLAGREVVVTEKLDGENTTLYADGLHARSVDSAHHPSRTWVKALQGRVGARIPAGWRVCGENMYARHSIPYDDLEGYFYGFSVWDEHDRCLGWDETVRFLRELGVPTPPVLWRGVFDERALRRLRVETGRQEGYVVRTVEGFARDDFAGRIAKWVRPGHVTTDTHWMHAAVVENGLGARAALWAVRSGADPDARALARYVRGRSAHGDADGDPDARAHAAAAAEAEAEAAAETSARLAALGRGGDALLAGVLAALLHRTPRASLMRRAAGPLGVPLARRVADLVGLHTALQRPYPDAERRAGLVRMSFAADLGVLHAVAAAAAGDDRTAREQVEWSALHAEEAGLLVDAPLAPLQSGLRTALARDGIRGEAADRCWAETRETYARGRIRTVEEAVASTWRWRDGDFPRLVHLVGPSGSGKSAFAARLDGVSARVELDALRAARGSRADQKANGEVLREGLDRLDGALAAGGTVVWDATSLNPQQRSLVQAVARRRDALVTHVVVLADEDELGRRNATRAHPVPSDVLAGQLRRFVPPYPGQAHRTWYVGADGTVQDRDGTLEGEDA, via the coding sequence ATGCGTGCCTCCTACCCTCGAACCCCTCATTTGCCCTGGTCACCTGGCATGTCATCAGACGATGTCCGGGCCGGTGGGCTGAGCGGGCTCGCCGGGCGGGAAGTCGTCGTCACCGAGAAACTCGACGGGGAGAACACGACGCTGTACGCGGACGGGCTGCACGCGCGGTCCGTGGACTCGGCGCACCATCCGTCGAGAACGTGGGTCAAGGCGTTGCAGGGGCGGGTGGGGGCGCGGATCCCGGCGGGCTGGCGGGTGTGCGGGGAGAACATGTACGCGCGGCACTCGATCCCGTACGACGACCTGGAGGGTTACTTCTACGGGTTCTCCGTGTGGGACGAGCACGACCGGTGTCTGGGCTGGGACGAGACCGTGCGGTTCCTGCGCGAGCTGGGCGTGCCGACGCCGCCGGTGCTGTGGCGGGGAGTGTTCGACGAGCGCGCGCTGCGCCGCCTGCGGGTGGAGACCGGGCGGCAGGAGGGATACGTCGTACGCACCGTCGAGGGCTTCGCACGCGACGACTTCGCCGGACGGATCGCCAAGTGGGTACGGCCGGGACACGTCACCACGGACACCCACTGGATGCACGCGGCCGTCGTGGAGAACGGCCTCGGCGCGCGGGCCGCGCTGTGGGCCGTGCGGTCCGGGGCGGACCCGGACGCGAGGGCACTGGCCCGGTACGTGCGAGGGCGGAGCGCCCACGGCGACGCGGACGGCGACCCGGACGCCCGTGCGCACGCAGCCGCAGCCGCTGAGGCGGAGGCGGAGGCGGCCGCCGAGACGAGCGCGCGGCTGGCCGCGCTCGGCCGCGGCGGGGACGCCCTTCTCGCCGGGGTGCTCGCCGCACTGCTGCATCGCACACCGCGGGCGTCGCTGATGCGCAGGGCCGCCGGCCCCCTGGGGGTGCCGCTGGCGAGGCGCGTCGCCGACCTGGTGGGCCTGCACACCGCACTGCAAAGGCCGTACCCCGACGCGGAGCGGCGGGCCGGGCTCGTACGGATGTCGTTCGCGGCCGACCTGGGTGTGCTGCACGCCGTCGCGGCGGCGGCCGCGGGGGACGACCGGACGGCGCGCGAACAGGTGGAGTGGTCGGCGCTGCACGCGGAGGAGGCGGGGCTGCTCGTCGATGCTCCGCTCGCGCCCCTGCAGTCCGGGCTGCGTACGGCGCTGGCGCGGGACGGCATCCGCGGCGAGGCGGCGGACCGCTGCTGGGCGGAGACCCGGGAGACGTACGCTCGGGGGCGGATCCGCACCGTCGAGGAGGCCGTCGCGTCGACCTGGCGCTGGCGGGACGGGGACTTCCCCCGGCTGGTGCACCTCGTGGGCCCGTCCGGCAGCGGCAAGAGCGCCTTCGCGGCGCGGCTCGACGGCGTGTCGGCGCGCGTCGAGCTGGACGCGCTGCGTGCGGCGCGCGGCTCGCGGGCCGATCAGAAGGCCAACGGGGAAGTGCTGCGGGAGGGACTGGACCGCCTGGACGGAGCGCTCGCGGCCGGCGGCACGGTCGTGTGGGACGCGACGTCGCTCAACCCGCAGCAGCGTTCCCTGGTCCAGGCCGTGGCGCGTCGGCGCGACGCGCTGGTCACCCATGTCGTCGTCCTCGCCGACGAGGACGAGCTGGGACGGCGCAACGCCACCCGCGCGCATCCGGTGCCGTCGGACGTGCTGGCGGGGCAACTGCGCCGGTTCGTGCCGCCCTACCCGGGCCAGGCCCACCGCACCTGGTACGTCGGCGCGGACGGGACCGTGCAGGACCGCGACGGCACACTGGAGGGGGAGGACGCCTGA
- a CDS encoding ROK family transcriptional regulator, which translates to MRQAGTNLPKVGRYNRAVVLDQIQLADGVSRVEIAQHTGLTPQTVSGIVRRLLDEGIVREDGASRVSSGGKPRTTLRINAEAGSAVGLHFDPVELSCTVVDLLGRPLVVKKRPTHPGIEPAQVVKDMAELVADVLAETGVARDRVLGLGLATPGPIDLGQGAIVGAPQLARWTRVPVQHMLSEATGLPVTLDNDATAAAVGERWSGAGRGVADFAYFFFGTGVGGGLILNHQVYRGGSLNAGEFGHSSVLPEGPECYCGNRGCLERLVNPTAIVDAVHRRLAAGAHPDSELARMFADRPESVDHAAIGVAAAAGDPVAAAVIDETAEHVASVAVDIVNFIDVDLIVLGGHGIQHVESRYVEVVAAALAARPLSRHVRVVEVEASWLGTDAAVVGSAALVLHATYSPQLSALLGTAAPGGTR; encoded by the coding sequence GTGCGGCAGGCAGGAACGAACCTTCCGAAGGTCGGGCGATACAACCGGGCCGTCGTCCTGGACCAGATCCAGCTCGCCGACGGCGTCAGCCGCGTCGAGATCGCCCAGCACACCGGCCTCACCCCGCAGACGGTCTCGGGCATCGTGCGCCGTCTGCTCGACGAGGGCATCGTGCGGGAGGACGGCGCGAGCCGGGTGTCCAGCGGCGGCAAGCCCCGCACCACCCTGCGGATCAACGCCGAGGCGGGCAGCGCGGTCGGCCTGCACTTCGACCCCGTGGAGCTCAGCTGCACCGTGGTCGACCTGCTGGGCCGGCCGCTCGTCGTCAAGAAACGCCCCACGCATCCCGGCATCGAGCCGGCCCAGGTCGTCAAGGACATGGCGGAACTGGTCGCCGACGTGCTGGCCGAGACGGGCGTCGCCCGCGACAGGGTCCTCGGGCTGGGCCTCGCCACTCCCGGCCCGATCGACCTCGGACAGGGGGCCATCGTCGGAGCGCCCCAGCTGGCCCGATGGACCCGGGTGCCGGTGCAGCACATGCTGAGCGAGGCGACCGGCCTGCCGGTCACCCTCGACAACGACGCCACCGCCGCCGCCGTCGGTGAGCGCTGGTCGGGCGCGGGCCGAGGCGTCGCGGACTTCGCCTACTTCTTCTTCGGCACCGGCGTCGGCGGCGGCCTCATCCTCAACCACCAGGTGTACCGGGGCGGTTCACTCAACGCGGGAGAGTTCGGGCACTCCTCGGTGCTGCCCGAGGGACCGGAGTGCTACTGCGGCAACCGGGGGTGCCTGGAGCGGCTCGTCAACCCCACGGCCATCGTCGACGCGGTGCACCGCAGGCTGGCCGCCGGAGCGCACCCGGACAGCGAGCTGGCGCGGATGTTCGCCGACCGTCCCGAGTCGGTCGACCATGCCGCGATCGGGGTGGCCGCGGCGGCGGGCGACCCGGTCGCCGCCGCGGTCATCGACGAGACCGCGGAGCACGTCGCCTCCGTCGCGGTCGACATCGTGAACTTCATCGACGTCGACCTGATCGTTCTCGGCGGTCACGGCATCCAGCACGTCGAGTCGCGCTACGTCGAGGTGGTCGCCGCCGCGCTGGCCGCCCGCCCGCTGTCGCGCCATGTCCGGGTCGTCGAGGTCGAGGCGTCCTGGCTCGGCACGGACGCGGCGGTGGTGGGCAGCGCGGCACTCGTCCTGCACGCCACGTACTCCCCGCAGCTGTCCGCCCTGCTGGGCACGGCGGCGCCCGGCGGAACGCGATGA